AAGAATTAGAAATGGTTAAAAAAGAACAAGACATTCAGAAGTTTGTAGAATTACTCAAAACAAACAAAAACATCATCCTAACAGGTGCTCCTGGAACAGGCAAAACATATTTAGCCAAAGAAATTGCAAAGCAAATGATTGGAGTTAAAACTGATGAAGAGATGGAAGACAGTGGACAATTTAATTTTGTACAATTTCATCCATCTTACGACTATACAGACTTTGTCGAAGGACTAAGACCAACACCGCCTGATGAAAACGGAATAATCGGTTTTGAAATTAAAGACGGAATTTTCAAATCATTTTGCCAAAAAGCTTCGGAGGCAAAATTTTCTGAGATAGTTGACAATTTTGATGTGGCTTGGGAAAGTCTATTAACAGCAGTAAGAAATAGTATTTCTCAAGGTACATTGACAACGATTGGTTCTTGGGATTTCGGCCTATCTTCTAAAGACTCATTGAAGTATTCTTCTGTAAATACTCCATCTCAATACAATTTTACTATCACGAAAAAGAATGTTTACGATGCTTATCAAGGTAAGCAAGCAAGACCTTCTGGTGCTTTTCAAAAAGATATGGAGGATGTTGTAGATTATCTGAAAGCCAATTTTAGTTTAGTAGATTTTGTAAACGGTCAAGAAAATTCTAATAAGGGTATTAAAAATTATGTTTTTGTTATAGACGAAATTAACAGAGGTGAGATTTCAAAAATATTTGGGGAGTTATTCTTTTCCATTGACCCAAGCTATAGAGGTAAAAAGGGTTCAGTTAAAACACAGTATTCAAATTTACATAATGATGAAAAAGAAGTTTTCTATGTCCCTGAAAACGTCTATATAATCGGCTCAATGAACGACATTGACCGAAGTGTTGAAAGTTTCGATTTTGCAATGCGAAGACGTTTTACTTGGATAGAAATTACAGCAGAACAAAGTTCAGAAAATATGAATTTACCACAGAATATAAAGGAAAGAATGTTAACGTTAAACGAGAAAATTTCAGATACAAATGGACTAAATCCTTCTTATCACATTGGAGCTGCATATTTCCTAGATTCGAACAGTAATGCTAGACAGGATATTGACAATATTTGGAATTTACGAATTGAGCCACTTCTAAAAGAATATTTAAGGGGAATGCCTGATAGTATTGAGAAAATTGAACTACTGAAAAATTCCTTTCTTGCATAATGAGAACAACTGATAACAATGGAGGAAAAAGTATTGATAAATTTGACAATTTAAACATTGCAGATTTATCAGTTATAGCAAACAGAAACCTTTTGGATTTACAAAATGAAAATCCTGATTTGCTTGTTTTTCCTCATTCGTTTGGTAAATATCGAGACGATGTAGAAAAGCCACCAATCTTCACACTAGACAATGAAAATCTAACAACCTATAATTTAATGGGTTTCATTGGTCGAAATTCCACACAACTTACAATTTCATCACGTTTTGCAAAAGATGACAACAACGATTATTTTCTTCATTATATGCTGCAAAAGGTCTTTTCAATTAATCTTTTAAAATTTGACCAAACACCAAACAAAGAAAATATTTGGGATTTTCTGCTATATCTCTTCCCTTATTATCTAAAAAAAACTTATTCACAAGGTATATACAAAGCCTATAAAAAAGAGGAATACAACGATTCAAATGTAAAAGGAACTATTGATGTTAAACGGCATATTCTTAGAAACATTCCTTTTACAGGTAAGATTGCCTATACCACAAGGGAACATAGCTATAATAATTACCTGACACAACTTATTAGACATACTATTGAATATATCAATAAGCATCCTTTCGGAAGTGGTGTATTAACAGGTGAAAGTGAAGTCAGAGACATTGTAAGTAAATTCATATTTGTTACAGATAAAACATACAATAGCAATGCTAAACAAAAAATAATTACTGCTAATTTAAAGCCAGTTGCACATCCATATTTCACGGAATATTCTGCCTTGCAAAAGATTTGTTTAAAAATTTTACGGCACGAGAAAATAACATTCGGCAATGAAAAAGACAAAGTTTATGGATTATTATTTGATGGTGCTTGGCTTTGGGAAGAGTATCTTAACACCATTCTAAAAGAAAATTTCATTCACCCAGAGAATAAAACAGGAAAACACCGTCATTTACTTTTTGAGAATTTTCAATCTATTTATCCTGACTTTATTAGTAAAGAAGAACCAAAATCTGTTGGGGACGCAAAATATGTTCCACTGGACAGACAACAATCATATTCTGAAAATTCAGAAAAAGCGACAAGTATTTACTACAAAACAATTGCGTATATGTATCGCTTTAGTTCAAAGAATGGGTTTTTAATATTCCCAAAACAAGACACAAGTTTTTTTGAAACATACCGAATAAAGGAAACAGATGGAATGCTAAAGAAAATTGGACTTGCAGTTCCACAGACAACTGAAACCTTTAAAGAATATATCAAAACAATGAACGTAAACGAAGAAGAATTGAAACAAAATTTAATGACAGACAAAACACCGAACGCACAACAGCAGTTTGGCAAAATGGCGGGTTCAGTGCTAAATTGAACATTCGAATTTCTAATAAACATTTGTGCTAAAATTGAACATTTGTGCTTCTAAATCCGCCACTTCGCCAAGCTGCAAAACGTAGTTCGCAATTTTAATTAGGGTGCATTCGTCCTGTCAGTTTTCAGTCTTGCGAGCAAGAAGCGCCCTGGGACGTAAAAGTTTAAAAGGAAATTGTCGTTATCGCCAGCCATTCATTGAATCGGAAAGAATAAAACTTGTTTTAATGAATTCCGATTCAATGAATGGCAAAGTTCGGGGATAAAAACCGGAGTCACAACCGCATAAAATAGAATAAAATCAAAAGCTCCATTTTACCACTTACACACATGGAACCCGGGCGAATCTATCTGCAATCCTGACAAAAAAATCCACAGCGTCAATCGAAGATTAGCGCAATAGATTTTTATTAAAACTGCAGGAGCTAAAGGTTATTGAAGAAACCCATTAAAACTGCGAACAACAACCGTTTGCTGAAATGCCTCAAACAAGGTATCTTTCCATAGCGAAATACGGAAGCTCGGCACTTCAGCAACCTTCCCATTATGCCTCATATTAAGAAAACCGAAATGAAACCGAAATACCTTATTTTATTGACATTGTATTGCTATTCGTGCATAAACATGAATGATCCTGACTCGCAAGCCAGGTATTCAGATAGCTATAATTCTTTCGACAAAAAATTGGTGGACCATATTCCAAAGAAACTACCAAACAATCAGATAGGTTTTGGCTTTTATTCGCCAGTGAATACTAGTTTTGGACAACTCTACCTTTTGACAAAGGTATCTTCCAAATCTGAGTTTTTGAAACTTAAATCTGAGTTTTCAAATCAAGCAATATATAGTGGATATGCCAGTGATAAGTGTTTTGCGATCGTTGATGGTTTTAAGTGCAATCTGAGTGACACGAGTGGTTTAAATAATTGTAAGACAATATTCCCAATTCCGCAGGAAGCTATTTCATATACGGAAGATTTGCCAAGTAATCTAAATTCGATTAGTAAGAATTATGAGAATGCGGAAATCATTATAAAAGAATGCAAATTGGGCAACTTCCTAAAAATAATAGACACAAAATCAAATGAGAATGATTCAATAAAAAAAAGTAAGAGTGGATTTTCAAAAGGATATACATTTGTCGAAAAGGACATGATAATAATTTACTGGACAATGAATTGGTAAAATTCAAAAATATGGAAACAAAAAAACTCATTTCAAAATATGCAGTAATTCTTCTTGTTTATGTCATTCTAATTCATTTTGTCCAGCCTTATGGATTGAAAGCATATTATTCTGCAGTCGCAAGCTCCCCTCTTACGTCTGCTACAGTAAATACAATTCAGAGTTACTTGTATGCTCTAGAGTTTACATTAAATCTGATAATAATGATTATAGTTCTGCCCGATAAAAAAAAGAGAAAGGAAATTTAATTTAATAATAAAAAAAACAATTAATTGGGAGAGACTGGAATAATACTTTTCTTAATTTGGCAGATTTACAAGACTGAAAAAATAAAATACGAGGCATAACAAACGCTATAGCAAATGCGGGTTTGCGTGTTCGTTGAAACATTTGAAATCTTTACATACATTTGTGCTGGCAGACAGTTGAGCAACAATTTATTCCCGCACTTGCCATAGCGTCGGAACGTTAGATGAAATGCTGGGGGACGTGCTAACTTTAACCTGAATACAAGAAACAAACAGTAATGACGACAAGACAATTAAAAATAGGCGAAACAATTGTTGGGGAATTTAAAATTCGCAACATCTTCGGTGGCGAAGGTAAATCGGGTATGGGCGTTGTCT
Above is a window of Bacteroidota bacterium DNA encoding:
- a CDS encoding AAA family ATPase — translated: MKNKNYWVVSPNVKNNDEENRWKEFLSSNPYSFIGWDEDNQFGNTFINTIKKGDVIINSQRKNWKPHVFGIGIVSNDKCEWKEIENTPSGAYCRQLNPYLTKERVSKLKLEFDGTAYYGDNKQIPALYQLHPQRNENDKRLVEIIEKELEMVKKEQDIQKFVELLKTNKNIILTGAPGTGKTYLAKEIAKQMIGVKTDEEMEDSGQFNFVQFHPSYDYTDFVEGLRPTPPDENGIIGFEIKDGIFKSFCQKASEAKFSEIVDNFDVAWESLLTAVRNSISQGTLTTIGSWDFGLSSKDSLKYSSVNTPSQYNFTITKKNVYDAYQGKQARPSGAFQKDMEDVVDYLKANFSLVDFVNGQENSNKGIKNYVFVIDEINRGEISKIFGELFFSIDPSYRGKKGSVKTQYSNLHNDEKEVFYVPENVYIIGSMNDIDRSVESFDFAMRRRFTWIEITAEQSSENMNLPQNIKERMLTLNEKISDTNGLNPSYHIGAAYFLDSNSNARQDIDNIWNLRIEPLLKEYLRGMPDSIEKIELLKNSFLA
- a CDS encoding restriction endonuclease, producing MRTTDNNGGKSIDKFDNLNIADLSVIANRNLLDLQNENPDLLVFPHSFGKYRDDVEKPPIFTLDNENLTTYNLMGFIGRNSTQLTISSRFAKDDNNDYFLHYMLQKVFSINLLKFDQTPNKENIWDFLLYLFPYYLKKTYSQGIYKAYKKEEYNDSNVKGTIDVKRHILRNIPFTGKIAYTTREHSYNNYLTQLIRHTIEYINKHPFGSGVLTGESEVRDIVSKFIFVTDKTYNSNAKQKIITANLKPVAHPYFTEYSALQKICLKILRHEKITFGNEKDKVYGLLFDGAWLWEEYLNTILKENFIHPENKTGKHRHLLFENFQSIYPDFISKEEPKSVGDAKYVPLDRQQSYSENSEKATSIYYKTIAYMYRFSSKNGFLIFPKQDTSFFETYRIKETDGMLKKIGLAVPQTTETFKEYIKTMNVNEEELKQNLMTDKTPNAQQQFGKMAGSVLN